A genomic segment from Bradyrhizobium sp. ISRA430 encodes:
- a CDS encoding serine/threonine-protein kinase yields the protein MTANDPFRSPYHGVPPGTRLNGIYEIEAVIGAGGMGEVYKCREIQTGSPVAVKMLLPDMVENEAALALFRREAAALHNLPHDAIVRYFLFTVEPVLQRPYLAMEFVNGRSLSNMLEEGPLTFEALIKLMQRVASGLEAAHEHGIIHRDVSPDNIIVPLDDVRRAKIIDFGIARSTQMGDKTIIGSGFAGKDNYASPEQVGLYGNDVTAKSDVYSLGLVLFHALTGQKLDMGGSQFQLVEKRRRVPDLGAVDMRIRPLLEQMLQPDPALRPTMAEVANWMPVGSAQIPAAPLRGFDPLRRPESAPPVLQDRMPSTAQRPRSLWLGAGAAALLLLLGGGGYAFYKLVWSAPRVAVLPPPPKLAGTVAPPKVEPAGPQPGRQEQVKLPAQPTATPSPALDGPGRAERIRKYVANYSGGDCFFILPVAVSQNAAVIEGFGASTAPFDTFDKAFRREQGFEASVGVRQVTQAQCPAVKFLSQVGSDQARAPRISLSATELKAGEALNGTIENFANRVVELLMVSDRGEVQSLSYLLKPGIDSLSFTLPTARASGPQLLLVVATPQVLDSLRQPRPMAADTFFLQAMSEAQRSKVTIVAAARYVLLTN from the coding sequence ATGACTGCGAACGATCCGTTCCGATCCCCCTATCACGGCGTGCCGCCCGGCACCCGGCTCAACGGCATCTACGAGATCGAAGCGGTGATCGGCGCGGGTGGCATGGGTGAGGTCTACAAATGCCGCGAGATCCAGACCGGATCGCCGGTTGCGGTGAAAATGCTGCTGCCCGACATGGTCGAAAACGAGGCGGCGCTCGCGCTGTTCCGTCGGGAGGCCGCGGCGCTCCACAACCTTCCGCACGACGCGATCGTTCGCTACTTTCTGTTCACCGTGGAGCCGGTGCTGCAGCGCCCCTATCTCGCGATGGAGTTTGTGAACGGCCGCTCGCTCTCGAACATGCTCGAGGAGGGGCCGCTGACCTTCGAGGCGCTGATCAAGCTGATGCAGCGCGTCGCATCGGGATTGGAGGCCGCCCACGAGCACGGCATCATCCATCGCGACGTTTCGCCGGACAACATCATCGTACCGCTCGACGATGTCAGGCGGGCCAAGATCATAGACTTTGGCATCGCCCGGTCGACCCAGATGGGTGACAAGACCATCATCGGTTCGGGCTTCGCGGGCAAGGATAACTACGCATCGCCGGAACAGGTAGGGCTGTACGGCAATGATGTCACCGCGAAGTCCGATGTCTACAGCCTAGGTCTGGTGCTGTTCCATGCGCTGACTGGACAGAAGCTCGACATGGGCGGCAGCCAGTTTCAACTGGTGGAGAAGCGCCGGCGTGTGCCCGATCTCGGTGCGGTGGACATGCGCATCCGGCCTTTGCTGGAGCAGATGCTGCAGCCTGATCCGGCATTACGTCCGACTATGGCGGAGGTCGCTAACTGGATGCCGGTTGGTTCGGCTCAGATACCCGCCGCGCCGTTGCGTGGCTTCGATCCGCTGCGGCGGCCGGAAAGCGCGCCGCCGGTGCTGCAGGACAGGATGCCATCGACCGCGCAGAGACCGCGCAGCCTCTGGCTGGGTGCGGGTGCAGCAGCGCTGCTCCTCCTGCTCGGCGGCGGTGGTTATGCCTTCTACAAGCTGGTTTGGTCAGCGCCCCGCGTGGCGGTCTTGCCGCCACCTCCGAAACTCGCCGGAACGGTCGCGCCGCCGAAGGTCGAGCCCGCCGGACCTCAGCCCGGACGCCAGGAGCAGGTGAAGCTGCCCGCGCAGCCGACGGCGACGCCGTCTCCGGCACTCGATGGGCCGGGGCGAGCCGAGCGCATCCGCAAATATGTGGCAAATTATTCTGGCGGTGACTGCTTCTTCATCCTGCCGGTTGCCGTGAGCCAAAATGCCGCTGTCATCGAAGGCTTCGGCGCCTCGACCGCTCCGTTCGACACCTTTGACAAGGCGTTCCGGCGCGAACAGGGCTTCGAGGCATCGGTCGGCGTCCGGCAAGTCACTCAGGCGCAATGTCCGGCCGTCAAGTTCTTGAGTCAGGTCGGGAGCGATCAGGCGCGGGCGCCGCGCATCAGCCTGTCAGCGACAGAGCTGAAAGCCGGCGAAGCCCTCAATGGCACCATCGAGAACTTCGCCAACCGCGTGGTCGAACTGCTCATGGTGTCGGATCGCGGCGAGGTCCAGAGCCTGTCTTATCTTCTTAAGCCGGGCATCGACTCGCTTTCGTTCACGCTCCCGACAGCGCGCGCGAGCGGTCCGCAACTGCTGTTGGTCGTGGCAACTCCGCAGGTTCTGGATTCGTTGCGCCAGCCGCGACCGATGGCTGCCGACACGTTCTTCCTGCAGGCGATGAGCGAGGCTCAGCGCAGCAAGGTGACAATCGTCGCAGCCGCGCGCTACGTGCTGCTCACGAACTGA
- a CDS encoding protein phosphatase 2C domain-containing protein: MVHVPSLFDVGSVTHPGRVRARNEDSCLVRTDAGLWAVADGMGGHEAGDLASRIVVQSLDAIGMPESAADLLAECEERLFSANQQILALSHERQGAIVGTTAAVLLVRDGYYACIWAGDSRVYLINRGGIKQVSHDHSELEELIAEGALSREDVKDWPSNAITRAVGVADDPEFEVVTGPAEPEDIFVICSDGLTKHLQDDEILQHAATRRAQTACDEMLALALDRGGLDNVTIVVVRLLMPQSREPTRSPLDWEPQP, from the coding sequence ATGGTACACGTCCCATCCTTGTTCGATGTCGGTAGCGTCACCCATCCCGGACGGGTGCGGGCGCGGAACGAGGATTCATGTCTGGTACGAACCGATGCCGGCCTTTGGGCCGTCGCCGACGGTATGGGTGGTCATGAGGCCGGCGATCTCGCCAGTCGCATCGTGGTGCAGTCGCTCGATGCGATCGGTATGCCGGAGTCAGCCGCGGACCTGTTGGCGGAGTGCGAGGAGCGGCTGTTCAGCGCGAACCAGCAGATATTGGCGCTGAGTCATGAACGCCAGGGTGCCATCGTCGGTACCACAGCGGCGGTTCTGCTCGTGCGCGACGGCTATTATGCCTGCATATGGGCGGGCGACAGCCGGGTCTACCTGATCAACCGCGGCGGCATCAAACAGGTGTCTCATGATCACAGCGAACTGGAGGAGCTGATCGCCGAAGGAGCGCTGTCGCGCGAAGACGTCAAGGATTGGCCTAGCAATGCCATTACCCGGGCCGTCGGCGTCGCCGATGATCCGGAGTTTGAGGTGGTGACGGGGCCGGCCGAGCCGGAGGACATCTTCGTGATCTGTAGCGACGGCCTGACCAAGCACTTGCAAGACGACGAGATCCTTCAACACGCGGCCACGCGGCGTGCCCAAACGGCCTGCGATGAGATGCTCGCTCTGGCTCTTGATCGCGGTGGGCTCGACAACGTGACGATCGTGGTTGTGCGGCTGCTGATGCCGCAATCCCGGGAGCCGACAAGATCGCCGCTCGATTGGGAGCCGCAGCCATGA
- the tagF gene encoding type VI secretion system-associated protein TagF has product MTMRCGLFGKIGAKRDFIAIATPRNFLEAWEPWLQAALSASRHQLGSGWQQAFLTAPVWRFWLGAAICGTTVTGAIMSSVDGVGRYYPLTLHAVTDDDASLAPPNVDPQDEWFGQAETFLLTTLDRAATFEQISDELDRFAVPRLQATVADGTPIGSAAGTVSAVDAFAGSFATLCSTNPQVYAAASFWWTAGGEGFPPMALCYRGLPDPYHYSMLLTGNLDRSACGTG; this is encoded by the coding sequence ATGACCATGCGTTGCGGTTTATTCGGCAAGATCGGCGCGAAGCGCGATTTCATCGCGATCGCGACCCCGCGCAATTTCCTGGAAGCCTGGGAGCCGTGGCTACAGGCTGCGCTGTCGGCAAGTCGCCACCAGCTTGGCTCAGGCTGGCAGCAGGCCTTTTTGACCGCGCCGGTTTGGCGATTCTGGCTCGGAGCCGCGATCTGCGGCACCACGGTGACAGGTGCAATCATGTCCTCGGTCGACGGGGTAGGGCGGTACTATCCACTGACGCTGCACGCGGTGACGGACGATGACGCCTCGCTGGCGCCGCCGAATGTCGACCCGCAAGACGAATGGTTTGGGCAAGCCGAGACATTCCTGCTCACCACTCTGGATCGGGCCGCAACCTTCGAGCAGATCTCCGACGAACTCGATCGTTTCGCGGTGCCGCGACTGCAGGCGACCGTTGCCGACGGCACGCCGATCGGATCGGCGGCGGGGACGGTCTCGGCGGTCGACGCATTCGCCGGGTCGTTTGCTACACTTTGCTCCACCAATCCACAGGTCTATGCCGCGGCCAGCTTCTGGTGGACCGCCGGAGGCGAAGGCTTTCCACCGATGGCGCTGTGTTACCGCGGATTGCCTGATCCGTATCACTATTCCATGCTGCTGACCGGGAATCTCGATCGCTCGGCATGCGGGACGGGATGA
- the tssM gene encoding type VI secretion system membrane subunit TssM, with amino-acid sequence MLAKDILRIVLYGVGLSSLGAVIYLAGPFVAFGDWRPLENHIVRQIAILLLTTAVAGVVGLNLFKRRKNAKEIADGITGADQPVSDEPVLKERMKDALATLKTASGNKSGYLYDLPWYVIIGPPGAGKTTALVNSGLKFPLARGTTPAAIAGVGGTRYCDWWFTEEAVLIDTAGRYTTQDSNSKADKDSWLAFLDILKKSRSRQPINGVLVAISIEDVLTLPKQELALHADAIRMRLLELHQKLRVSFPVYALFTKADLVAGFTEYFAYLGDAGRRQVWGATFQTADKTQNLVGQIPLEFDRLLERLSEETLDRLQDEPTPQHRVQLFGFPAQMARLKPQIHDFLNQIFEPTRYHVNANLRGFYFTSGTQQGTPIDQLIGSLARTFGAEEVGSESYSGTGKSYFLADLISKVIIGEADWVSTDRAAVRRALILKTAALSLIGLVSIGLIAAWLTSYKRNSDLIEQSLQADSEYAAAGAPLIKQTLIADHDLDKVLPLLYRLRNAPAGYGSRNEPVPLSARYGLSQHARLLSPSKAAYHTALERMFRPRLLYRLEEQLNARINEPAFVYEALKVYLMLGGLQSPDRELIRSWMQRDWADNLYPGATNAEGRRLLDENLVAMFDLETEQPPLVELDGRLIKQAQSSLARLSVSQRAYEFLKSEARASTAGDWIASRRGGPDMAVVFETTTGQALDAVRVPEFFTYNGFHQKFIARLPGLSERMKRERWVLGDAGQQSAIDQQYDNLAGDLLNIYSNDFVTSWRTALGSLRLKKLLADKPKYEVLRALSAPTSPMRQILESVRDETMLTKERAKPANAAAAVAAAAPAPALFTNAQDGPPGATIEAQFKPYHAVLEGESTHRPIDSTIANLNDIAQNLTLIIENPQLTAQASAALQAQVAALRNNASRMPPPFSDMLRAAAGEFEGSIAASTAGQILQTLRDQVTPVCQQTVTNRYPFVRSSNQEVPLADFAKLFSPNGVMDKFFTQYLAPYADTSRSDWVWRKESPVGRSFSPDTLKQFQNAAYIRDAFFQTGGGVPAVSFAIRPPGASGPGVTVKTEIGGTTITSPTTPGPAASPFFGGPPPPPPPPPQSNAPTTVLWPGPSPRTAISVSNDTGPPSVLERIGPWSLFRMLEAGSLVAKAETASATFIVAGRELNYQISTGSLRNPLNLSVLREFRCPTGI; translated from the coding sequence ATGCTTGCCAAGGACATTCTCCGCATCGTTCTCTACGGAGTCGGGCTCAGCTCGCTCGGGGCGGTGATCTATCTCGCCGGTCCCTTCGTCGCGTTCGGCGACTGGCGGCCGCTGGAGAACCATATCGTCCGCCAGATCGCGATTCTTCTGCTCACCACGGCCGTGGCAGGCGTCGTGGGCCTCAATCTGTTCAAGCGCCGCAAGAATGCCAAGGAAATTGCCGACGGCATCACCGGTGCGGATCAGCCCGTCAGTGACGAGCCGGTGCTCAAGGAGCGCATGAAGGATGCGCTCGCGACGCTCAAGACCGCCAGCGGCAACAAGTCGGGCTATCTCTACGATCTACCCTGGTACGTCATCATCGGTCCGCCCGGCGCCGGCAAGACCACGGCGCTGGTCAATTCCGGGCTCAAATTTCCGCTCGCGCGGGGGACGACGCCGGCGGCGATTGCAGGGGTCGGCGGGACCCGCTACTGCGATTGGTGGTTTACCGAGGAAGCGGTGCTGATTGATACCGCCGGCCGCTACACCACCCAGGATTCCAATAGCAAGGCCGACAAGGATAGCTGGCTGGCGTTTCTGGACATCCTGAAGAAGAGCCGGTCGCGCCAGCCGATCAATGGCGTCCTCGTCGCCATCAGCATCGAAGACGTGCTGACGCTACCGAAGCAGGAGCTCGCGCTTCACGCCGATGCCATCAGGATGCGCCTGCTCGAGCTGCATCAAAAGCTCAGGGTCAGCTTCCCGGTCTATGCGCTATTTACCAAAGCCGATCTCGTTGCCGGCTTCACCGAGTATTTCGCCTATCTCGGCGACGCTGGCCGCCGACAGGTCTGGGGCGCCACGTTCCAGACCGCGGACAAGACCCAGAATCTGGTCGGGCAGATCCCGCTCGAGTTCGACCGTCTGCTGGAGCGCCTGAGCGAGGAGACGCTCGACCGTCTGCAGGACGAGCCGACGCCGCAGCACCGCGTCCAACTGTTCGGCTTCCCGGCGCAGATGGCGCGGCTCAAGCCCCAGATCCACGATTTCCTCAACCAGATATTCGAGCCGACGCGCTATCACGTGAATGCGAATCTGCGTGGGTTCTACTTCACCTCGGGTACGCAGCAAGGCACGCCGATCGACCAATTGATCGGATCGCTGGCGCGTACGTTCGGCGCGGAGGAGGTCGGTTCCGAATCCTATTCGGGAACGGGCAAGAGCTACTTCCTCGCCGATCTGATTTCCAAGGTCATCATCGGCGAGGCCGACTGGGTTTCGACCGACCGCGCCGCGGTGCGCCGCGCATTGATCCTGAAGACCGCAGCGCTGTCATTGATCGGCCTGGTCTCGATCGGACTGATCGCAGCGTGGCTGACGAGCTACAAGCGCAACTCCGATTTGATCGAGCAGAGCCTGCAGGCGGATAGCGAATATGCGGCCGCCGGAGCACCACTCATCAAGCAGACGCTGATCGCCGATCATGATCTCGACAAGGTGCTGCCGCTGCTCTACCGGCTGCGCAACGCCCCGGCGGGTTACGGATCGCGCAACGAGCCGGTGCCACTGTCGGCGCGCTACGGGCTCAGCCAGCACGCCCGGCTGCTATCGCCCTCGAAGGCGGCCTATCATACGGCACTCGAGCGCATGTTCCGGCCGCGCCTGCTGTATCGCCTGGAAGAGCAGCTCAATGCGCGCATCAACGAGCCTGCCTTCGTCTACGAGGCGCTGAAGGTCTATTTGATGCTCGGCGGGCTGCAGTCGCCGGACCGCGAGCTGATCCGCTCCTGGATGCAACGCGACTGGGCGGACAACCTCTATCCCGGCGCAACCAACGCGGAAGGGCGACGTCTACTCGATGAGAACCTCGTGGCGATGTTCGACCTCGAGACCGAGCAGCCGCCGCTGGTCGAACTCGATGGTCGGTTGATCAAGCAGGCACAGAGCTCCTTGGCGCGCCTGAGCGTGTCGCAACGTGCGTACGAGTTTCTGAAATCGGAGGCGCGTGCATCGACCGCCGGCGACTGGATCGCCAGTCGCCGCGGGGGCCCCGACATGGCCGTCGTGTTCGAGACCACGACGGGGCAGGCTTTGGACGCCGTGCGGGTGCCCGAGTTCTTCACGTATAACGGCTTCCATCAGAAGTTCATCGCCCGGCTGCCCGGCTTGTCCGAGCGGATGAAGCGGGAGCGTTGGGTCCTGGGTGATGCCGGCCAGCAGTCGGCCATCGACCAGCAATACGACAATCTGGCCGGCGATCTGCTCAACATCTATTCCAATGATTTCGTAACGAGTTGGCGAACGGCACTCGGCAGCCTGCGCCTGAAGAAGCTGCTCGCCGACAAGCCGAAATACGAGGTGCTGAGGGCCCTTTCGGCGCCGACATCGCCGATGCGGCAAATTCTGGAATCGGTGCGCGACGAGACGATGTTGACAAAGGAACGGGCGAAGCCGGCCAACGCTGCTGCTGCCGTGGCCGCCGCTGCACCGGCGCCGGCACTCTTCACCAATGCCCAGGATGGACCGCCCGGCGCGACGATCGAAGCACAGTTCAAACCTTACCATGCGGTGCTAGAAGGCGAGAGCACCCATAGGCCGATCGACTCGACCATCGCCAACCTGAACGACATCGCGCAGAACCTGACGCTGATCATCGAGAATCCGCAACTGACCGCGCAGGCGAGTGCTGCGCTCCAGGCCCAGGTCGCAGCGCTCCGCAACAATGCCTCGCGCATGCCACCGCCATTTTCCGACATGTTGCGTGCGGCGGCCGGGGAGTTCGAAGGCAGCATTGCAGCTTCGACCGCCGGACAGATCCTGCAGACGTTGCGCGATCAGGTCACGCCGGTGTGCCAACAGACGGTGACCAACCGCTATCCGTTTGTCCGCAGCAGCAATCAGGAGGTGCCCCTCGCGGATTTCGCCAAATTGTTCAGTCCGAATGGGGTGATGGACAAGTTCTTCACTCAGTACCTGGCACCTTACGCCGACACGTCGCGGTCGGATTGGGTCTGGCGAAAGGAGAGCCCCGTCGGCCGTTCGTTCTCGCCGGACACCCTCAAGCAATTCCAGAATGCGGCCTATATCCGCGATGCCTTCTTCCAGACGGGCGGCGGTGTGCCGGCGGTATCATTCGCGATCCGCCCCCCTGGGGCATCCGGGCCAGGCGTGACCGTCAAGACCGAGATCGGCGGCACCACGATTACCAGCCCAACCACTCCCGGACCGGCCGCTTCGCCCTTTTTCGGCGGTCCGCCACCGCCGCCACCGCCACCGCCGCAGAGCAACGCACCGACGACCGTCCTGTGGCCGGGTCCTTCGCCGCGGACGGCGATTTCGGTCAGCAACGATACCGGCCCGCCGTCCGTGCTCGAGCGCATCGGTCCCTGGTCGTTGTTCCGGATGCTGGAGGCAGGCTCGTTGGTGGCGAAGGCGGAAACCGCCAGCGCGACTTTCATCGTCGCCGGCCGCGAGCTCAACTATCAGATTTCGACCGGATCGTTGCGCAATCCGCTGAACCTGTCAGTGCTCCGCGAGTTCCGTTGCCCGACCGGAATATGA
- the tssL gene encoding type VI secretion system protein TssL, long form — protein sequence MSDRDKPVNPFGRGERTIIRPNPGGKLPPAPTPQPSAGEGPVARPAYSPSPVPSPGAPAPSPFSPVPQGPGYAAAPTSHPAEEWISTPAPAQAPQPMLPPGPPLRVDDLVAPNANPVMRAAGPLLQLLGRLRVALMRASFASLMEQVADAIKFFEKDIRSAGISEHQANTAKYILCATADDIVQHIPTEERHVWTQYSMLSRFFGERIGGVRFFEILDHLKGDPLVNYPVLELQHACLALGFQGIHRTSAGGLANLQVIQRNLYETLRRVRPKTMSDLSPNWRGQALAGRRQRLRVPVWLVAAVVAALLTGSYFVLRTLLAGRAENAAEVALALHPADPIELKRRVVAPPPPPPPPPPPDRITQLQRIRNALAKENTACAMTADQTASFIVIRVCDLALFASGQATILDGFKPVAARVAATLDKEPGRIRVVGHTDSSPIRTVRFPSNFELSVERAKAVAGALKPGLTDASRVDVEGKGADAPIASNTTPEGRAKNRRVEIFIERSE from the coding sequence ATGAGCGACAGGGACAAGCCGGTCAATCCTTTCGGTCGGGGCGAGCGGACGATCATCCGTCCCAACCCCGGCGGGAAGTTGCCGCCGGCTCCGACCCCTCAGCCTTCGGCGGGCGAGGGACCAGTTGCCCGGCCCGCCTATTCGCCGTCGCCCGTACCTTCTCCCGGCGCACCTGCGCCGTCACCCTTTTCTCCGGTCCCGCAGGGCCCGGGCTATGCCGCCGCGCCAACCAGCCATCCGGCTGAGGAATGGATCTCGACGCCCGCGCCAGCCCAGGCGCCGCAGCCGATGCTGCCGCCGGGGCCACCATTGCGTGTCGATGATCTGGTCGCGCCTAACGCAAATCCGGTGATGCGCGCCGCGGGCCCGCTGCTGCAATTGCTTGGCCGCTTGCGGGTGGCGCTCATGCGCGCGTCATTCGCGAGCCTGATGGAGCAGGTCGCCGACGCCATCAAATTCTTCGAGAAGGATATCCGTTCAGCGGGCATTTCCGAGCACCAGGCCAACACAGCGAAATACATCCTGTGCGCCACGGCCGACGATATCGTGCAGCACATCCCGACCGAGGAGCGCCACGTCTGGACGCAATACTCGATGCTGAGCCGGTTCTTCGGCGAGCGGATCGGCGGCGTCCGCTTCTTCGAGATACTCGACCATCTGAAGGGCGATCCGCTGGTCAACTATCCGGTGCTCGAACTTCAGCACGCCTGCCTTGCGCTCGGCTTCCAGGGCATTCACCGCACGTCGGCGGGTGGGCTTGCGAACCTGCAGGTGATCCAGCGCAACCTCTACGAAACGCTGCGCCGGGTCCGGCCCAAGACGATGAGCGATCTGTCGCCCAACTGGCGCGGGCAGGCGCTGGCTGGTCGCCGGCAGCGTCTGCGTGTTCCGGTCTGGCTCGTGGCGGCCGTGGTCGCCGCGCTGCTGACCGGGTCCTATTTCGTCCTGCGGACGCTCCTGGCCGGCCGGGCAGAGAATGCTGCCGAGGTGGCGCTTGCGCTGCATCCGGCCGATCCGATCGAGCTCAAGCGCCGTGTCGTTGCACCACCGCCACCGCCGCCACCACCGCCGCCACCGGATCGTATCACCCAGCTCCAGCGTATTCGCAACGCGTTGGCCAAGGAGAACACCGCCTGTGCCATGACCGCGGACCAGACCGCGAGCTTCATCGTGATCAGGGTTTGCGACCTCGCGCTGTTCGCGTCGGGCCAGGCCACCATCCTCGACGGCTTCAAGCCGGTCGCAGCCCGCGTGGCGGCAACCCTCGACAAGGAGCCGGGACGAATCCGGGTCGTCGGCCATACGGACAGTTCGCCGATCCGCACAGTGCGCTTTCCTTCGAACTTCGAGTTGTCGGTCGAGCGCGCCAAGGCGGTTGCCGGCGCACTGAAGCCGGGCCTCACCGATGCCTCGCGCGTCGACGTCGAGGGCAAGGGAGCCGATGCGCCAATCGCCAGCAATACGACACCTGAAGGACGCGCCAAGAACCGGCGCGTCGAGATCTTTATCGAACGCAGCGAATAG
- the tssK gene encoding type VI secretion system baseplate subunit TssK: MSWYSKVFWSEGLFLRPHHLQQNDRYIEHLLEKRVRYTTPYPWGFAQLEIDKDLTEQSKFAVRNASGVMPDGTPFDIPADSPIPEAIEVPETAAGQIVWLMMPVAAPNTREVDEDRTDSASRYVRTSETFIDSTSALRIEEEIDIAYPRLSFELRKTSKPGYMGLGIARILEVRDKNVLFDDKFVPPMLVCAAHPIIDGWLNRIIGWVETKLDELARYAVDPSSGGGLQSVDYLVLQVLNRTIPVLTHFQRSGSVHPERLYEELLRFAGELATFATAERRARNYPAYDHDDLENIFTPLVSDIQDFLSARLGRRAIRLEIIERAQNAFVSPIRDRALFRNATLVLEVAARRPLVEIQNDFPHLFKVGPNTKMNEIVHANLPGLTLVHLPTPPPHIRAITDHVYFYLDRKSPLWPEFSTAASIGMHFSGDWPELELYLWAILEDRP, from the coding sequence ATGTCTTGGTATAGCAAGGTTTTCTGGTCAGAAGGTCTGTTTCTGCGACCGCATCATCTGCAGCAGAACGATCGCTACATCGAACATTTGCTGGAAAAGCGCGTTCGCTACACAACGCCATATCCCTGGGGATTTGCCCAGCTCGAGATCGACAAGGACCTTACCGAACAGAGCAAATTCGCGGTGCGCAATGCGTCCGGCGTCATGCCGGACGGAACGCCGTTCGATATTCCTGCAGACAGCCCGATCCCCGAAGCGATCGAAGTGCCGGAGACGGCCGCAGGCCAGATCGTCTGGCTGATGATGCCAGTCGCAGCGCCAAACACCCGCGAGGTGGACGAGGACCGCACCGACAGCGCCAGTCGCTATGTTCGCACGTCGGAGACCTTCATCGACTCGACTTCCGCGCTGCGCATCGAAGAAGAGATCGACATCGCTTATCCCAGGTTGTCGTTCGAACTGCGCAAGACCAGCAAGCCCGGATACATGGGCCTCGGCATCGCACGCATTCTAGAGGTGCGCGACAAGAACGTCCTGTTCGACGACAAGTTCGTACCGCCGATGCTCGTCTGCGCCGCACATCCGATCATCGACGGCTGGCTCAACCGCATCATCGGCTGGGTCGAGACCAAGCTCGACGAGCTTGCGCGTTATGCGGTCGATCCGTCGTCCGGTGGCGGCTTGCAGAGCGTCGACTATCTGGTGCTGCAAGTGCTGAACCGGACCATTCCCGTGCTGACTCATTTCCAGCGTTCCGGCAGCGTGCATCCCGAGCGGCTATACGAGGAGCTGCTGAGGTTCGCGGGTGAACTTGCGACGTTTGCCACGGCGGAGCGGCGCGCGCGCAACTATCCGGCGTACGATCACGACGATCTCGAGAACATTTTCACACCGCTGGTGAGCGACATCCAGGACTTCTTGAGCGCGCGCCTGGGCCGGCGGGCGATCCGCCTGGAGATCATCGAACGCGCACAGAATGCGTTCGTATCGCCGATCCGCGATCGGGCGCTGTTTCGAAATGCGACCTTGGTGCTGGAGGTTGCCGCACGGCGGCCGCTGGTGGAGATCCAGAACGATTTCCCGCACCTGTTCAAGGTCGGACCGAACACCAAGATGAACGAGATCGTGCACGCGAACCTGCCGGGGTTGACGTTGGTGCATTTGCCGACGCCGCCGCCGCACATTCGGGCCATCACGGACCACGTCTATTTCTATCTCGACCGCAAGTCGCCGCTATGGCCGGAGTTCAGCACGGCGGCCTCGATTGGAATGCACTTCTCCGGCGACTGGCCGGAGCTTGAGCTGTACCTTTGGGCTATCCTGGAAGACAGGCCATGA